Proteins encoded together in one Phalacrocorax carbo chromosome 31, bPhaCar2.1, whole genome shotgun sequence window:
- the NUMBL gene encoding LOW QUALITY PROTEIN: numb-like protein (The sequence of the model RefSeq protein was modified relative to this genomic sequence to represent the inferred CDS: deleted 6 bases in 3 codons), protein MHKLRQSLRRKQPPPVPESGAPHQWQADEEAVRRGRCGFPVRYLGHAEVDESRGMHVCEEAVKKLKASGRKAVKSVLWVSADGLRVVDDKTKDLLVDQTIEKVSFCAPDRNFDKAFSYICRDGTTRRWICHCFLATKDSGERLSHAVGCAFAACLERKQRREKECGPRRRLRRPPPETGMSPPPPSPPPRPAARRRRRGVLRGGGSPKRRHPPSTRPLEQLVRQGSFRGFPNLSRQNSPFKRQLSLRLEELPPALQARRRELEAGSSPPGVERWDQRCPPPRGPPILPPPPPAEGGLAGPASWAEGGVPGPPRHRRTPSEAERWLDEVSKAAMAQQQGGGAPLPPALQPPLGYEGGPPALFLPPHHPGGAVPPRRPRGGHHPLPNGCQYLLRRRTPPQNQPPAPHGALRPPPPPLRPPPTAPDPFEVQWAALGAKPPPPPPPNPFAGDPQKTFEIEL, encoded by the exons atGCACAAGCTGCGGCAGAGCCTGCGTCGGAAGCAGCCGCCCCCCGTGCCCGAGAGCGGCGCG CCGCACCAGTGGCAGGCGGACGAGGAGGCCGTGCGGCGCGGGCGGTGCGGCTTCCCCGTGCGG TACCTGGGCCACGCGGAGGTGGACGAATCCCGCGGGATGCACGTCTGCGAGGAGGCCGTCAAGAAGCTCAAGGCG AGCGGCCGCAAAGCCGTGAAATCAGTGCTGTGGGTGTCGGCGGAC GGTCTGCGCGTGGTGGACGACAAGACTAAG gATCTCCTCGTCGACCAGACCATCGAGAAGGTCTCCTTCTGCGCCCCCGACCGCAATTTCGACAAGGCTTTTTCGTACATCTGCCGCGACGGGACCACGCGCCGCTGGATCTGCCACTGCTTCCTGGCCACCAAGGACTCc GGCGAGCGGCTGAGCCACGCCGTGGGCTGCGCCTTCGCCGCCTGCCTCGAGCGCAAGCAGCGGCGCGAGAAGGAGTGCGGCCCTCGCCGCCGCCTTCGACGCCCCCCCCCCGAAACGGGG ATgagccccccgccgccgagccccccgccccgcccggccgcaCGTCGCCGGCGGAGGGGGGTCTTGcgtgggggggggtccccaaaacGCCGCCATCCCCCGTCGACGCGC CCCCTCGAGCAGTTGGTCCGTCAAGGCTCTTTCCGAGGGTTTCCCAACCTGAGCCGACAAAATTCCCCCTTCAAAAGGCAACTCTCCCTCCGGCTCGAGGAGCTGCCCCCCGCCCTCCAGGCCCGCCGCCGCG AGCTGGAGGCGGGATCGAGCCCCCCCGGGGTTGAGCGATGGGATCAGCGATGCCCCCCCCCAAGGGGACCCCCGATactgcccccgcccccccccgccgagGGGGGCCTCGCAG GCCCGGCGTCCTGGGCggaggggggggtcccggggcccCCCCGCCATCGCCGCACCCCCTCGGAGGCCGAGCGGTGGCTGGACGAGGTCTCCAAGGCGGCCATggcacagcagcaaggaggggGGGCCCCCCTACCCCCCGCCCTCCAGCCCCCCCTGGGGTACGAGGGGGGGCCCCCCGCTCTTTTCCTGCCCCCCCACCATCCCGGGGGGGCTGTACCCCCCCGCCGTCCCCGTGGTGGGCATCACCCCCTCCCAAATGGTTGCCAATATCTTCTGCGCCGccggacccccccccaaaaccaaccccccgccccccacggGGCTCTtaggccccccccgccccccctgcgcccccccccAACTGCCCCGGACCCTTTTGAGGTGCAATGGGCAGCTCTGGGGgccaagccccccccccccccgccccccaacccCTTCGCCGGGGACCCCCAGAAAACCTTTGAGATCGAGCtttga